A single Neoarius graeffei isolate fNeoGra1 chromosome 23, fNeoGra1.pri, whole genome shotgun sequence DNA region contains:
- the mul1a gene encoding mitochondrial ubiquitin ligase activator of nfkb 1-A has protein sequence MEEFSIGMVEAAFLGSSIAFSGLSYYLYKKKRKAVDRLNDAPHLALNGELVDLLNAIPGKCLQYAVVEGTVQPIEEPLSSQFKEGTVGVIQKLLLQEHKLVWNSLARTWMDLEHVLLERVSSVPFALMGVDGALVRVLHPLEASGPELETVHEKFHQAKYGFSDLLMQYLSGQKSKGQLEIEEMLRVGVSITAAGELILDSDGLLKLCPPTNGSTYFLTTADFESLRLDQERQASYWWAFAGTFALVGITVVLWAGLRCYRQIQRKWERERMKREFEQMGEGEVALPCVICLHNPRGCVLLDCGHVCCCYSCYEALPQPICPVCRQGIRRVVPLYQA, from the exons ATGGAGGAATTCTCCATTGGCATGGTGGAGGCAGCGTTTTTAGGTTCTAGCATCGCGTTCTCAGGCCTCTCCTATTATTTGTACAAAAAGAAACGCAAAGCTGTGGACAGACTCAAC GATGCTCCACATTTAGCTTTAAATGGGGAACTGGTGGATCTTCTGAATGCCATACCTGGAAAGTGTCTGCAGTATGCGGTTGTTGAAG GTACAGTGCAGCCCATAGAAGAGCCCCTGAGCAGTCAGTTTAAGGAAGGAACTGTTGGGGTTATTCAGAAACTGCTCCTCCAGGAGCATAAACTGGTGTGGAATAGTTTGGCACGCACCTG GATGGACCTTGAGCATGTGCTGCTTGAGCGTGTGAGCAGCGTGCCCTTTGCTCTGATGGGAGTAGACGGAGCACTGGTGCGGGTGCTGCATCCACTGGAGGCATCTGGTCCTGAGCTGGAAACAGTACATGAGAAGTTCCACCAGGCAAAGTACGGGTTTAGTGACCTGCTCATGCAGTATTTGAGTGGCCAGAAAAGCAAAGGCCAGCTAGAGATAGAGGAAATGCTGAGGGTGGGTGTGTCCATCACAGCTGCTGGGGAGCTCATCCTCGATTCGGATGGCCTGCTTAAACTATGCCCCCCGACTAATGGCTCCACCTACTTCCTGACTACGGCTGACTTTGAGTCACTCCGGCTTGACCAAGAGAGGCAGGCATCCTACTGGTGGGCTTTCGCAGGTACCTTTGCTCTGGTGGGCATCACCGTGGTTCTGTGGGCAGGACTTCGCTGTTATAGGCAGATCCAGAggaaatgggagagagagaggatgaagaGGGAATTTGAACAAATGGGGGAGGGGGAGGTGGCCCTCCCATGTGTAATCTGTTTGCATAACCCAAGAGGGTGTGTGTTGCTGGATTGTGGACATGTGTGTTGTTGCTACAGCTGCTATGAAGCACTACCTCAGCCAATATGTCCAGTTTGCAGGCAGGGGATCAGGAGAGTCGTGCCCCTCTATCAGGCCTGA